One Thermicanus aegyptius DSM 12793 DNA segment encodes these proteins:
- a CDS encoding CPBP family intramembrane glutamic endopeptidase, with translation MPKRWVLALLYNFFLLTSLGLAGLLLWKGKEFFSVLFALFSLQHFPMDFLLGVGSALLFLSLLYFLHKLHAVDLPENRYTRLLRYLVSKPFGPFLLSFTSSISEELLFRGFFLPFLATFIGSWLSLLIIALLFMALHVPQYGKKAIIHLFIFFVGIMLGLLFFRRETLWAPIFAHFFYNLASSFWMRKLFMKNN, from the coding sequence TTGCCGAAGAGGTGGGTGCTCGCCCTCCTGTATAATTTTTTTCTACTCACTTCTCTGGGCTTGGCCGGGCTTCTTTTATGGAAGGGAAAGGAATTTTTCTCCGTTCTGTTCGCCCTTTTTTCACTCCAACATTTTCCTATGGATTTCCTTTTGGGCGTCGGCAGTGCTCTCCTCTTTCTCAGTCTCCTCTATTTTCTTCATAAACTTCATGCGGTAGACCTTCCGGAGAATCGTTACACCCGCCTTCTCCGCTACCTCGTCTCGAAACCGTTTGGCCCATTCCTCCTTTCCTTTACTTCCTCCATTTCCGAAGAGCTTCTTTTTCGGGGCTTTTTTCTCCCTTTCCTCGCGACGTTTATAGGATCATGGCTCTCTCTCCTCATCATCGCCCTTCTCTTTATGGCCCTTCATGTTCCTCAATATGGGAAGAAGGCAATCATTCATCTCTTCATCTTTTTTGTCGGGATCATGCTGGGGCTCCTTTTTTTCCGGCGGGAGACGCTGTGGGCTCCTATTTTCGCTCACTTTTTTTATAATCTCGCCAGTTCCTTCTGGATGAGGAAGCTTTTTATGAAAAATAATTGA
- a CDS encoding glycoside hydrolase family 13 protein produces MFLEAILHQPYGSFAFPVDGHTLRVRIRTKRDDVEKVTLLHGDRYQLPEFDTPLELKKVASDLLYDYYSGDLYSPTRRIRYTFFIEKGNLAFWYGDLGFSTDRKMAGDFQYPFINEQDLFTTPEWAKKGIVYQIFPERFFNGNPANDPKEVEEWGEKPTPDNFFGGDLEGITQKLPYLKDLGVNVLYLTPIFQSPSNHKYNTTDYYTVDPHFGDLETVKELVREAHEQGIRVIFDAVFNHCGADFFAFRDVLEKGEKSPYKDWFYIHDFPIVTNPHPNYETFAVDVWTMPKLKTSNPEVRDYLLKVARYWIEEAGIDGWRLDVANEVDHDFWREFRKAVKEANPEALIIGEIWHDASPWLEGDQYDSVMNYLFREALCDFFAKGTIGVRTFDARLAKARMKYRDQANFCMFNLIDSHDTERFLTASNEKEERLRLAAFFQMTYLGMPMIYYGTEIGMTGENDPDCRRTFEWDEEKQNLDLREYYKRLIAIRLQHAPLTHGDFRTLLADDLRNLYLYSRSYQGETMIMALHVGGKEERVDVAVPQTWKSANDLLSGERIPVADGKVRLTLKGYQGVILRGQ; encoded by the coding sequence ATGTTTCTTGAAGCAATCTTGCATCAACCTTACGGCAGCTTCGCTTTTCCCGTCGACGGACATACCCTGAGGGTTCGGATCCGGACCAAACGGGATGATGTGGAAAAGGTTACTCTTCTTCATGGAGACCGTTATCAACTTCCGGAGTTTGATACTCCACTAGAGCTAAAAAAGGTGGCTAGCGATCTGCTCTATGACTATTATTCCGGTGACCTTTATTCCCCCACCCGCCGGATACGCTACACGTTTTTTATTGAAAAGGGAAATCTTGCGTTTTGGTATGGGGACCTTGGGTTCTCAACGGATCGGAAGATGGCCGGTGATTTTCAATACCCCTTCATCAACGAGCAAGATCTCTTTACGACCCCTGAGTGGGCAAAAAAGGGAATCGTCTATCAAATCTTCCCCGAACGTTTCTTTAATGGAAATCCTGCCAATGATCCAAAAGAGGTGGAAGAATGGGGGGAAAAGCCCACTCCGGACAATTTCTTCGGCGGTGATTTGGAGGGGATTACCCAAAAGCTTCCTTATCTAAAGGATCTAGGGGTTAATGTGCTCTACCTAACTCCCATCTTCCAATCTCCTTCGAACCATAAATATAATACGACAGATTATTACACGGTGGATCCCCACTTCGGCGATTTAGAAACGGTGAAGGAGTTGGTTCGCGAAGCCCACGAGCAGGGAATCCGGGTCATCTTTGATGCCGTCTTTAATCACTGTGGCGCTGATTTCTTCGCCTTTCGAGACGTGTTGGAAAAAGGGGAGAAATCTCCTTATAAGGATTGGTTCTATATTCACGATTTTCCCATCGTCACGAATCCGCACCCGAACTATGAAACCTTCGCCGTGGATGTGTGGACCATGCCAAAGCTTAAAACGAGCAATCCGGAGGTGCGGGATTACCTCTTGAAAGTGGCCCGTTACTGGATCGAAGAGGCGGGCATTGACGGTTGGAGGCTTGATGTGGCCAACGAGGTAGATCACGATTTTTGGAGGGAGTTCCGCAAAGCGGTGAAAGAGGCGAATCCGGAGGCGCTGATCATCGGGGAAATTTGGCATGATGCATCCCCATGGCTGGAAGGGGATCAGTATGACTCGGTGATGAATTATCTCTTCCGGGAAGCCCTATGCGATTTCTTTGCGAAGGGAACCATCGGTGTGAGAACCTTTGATGCCCGTTTAGCGAAGGCACGAATGAAATACCGGGATCAGGCGAACTTTTGCATGTTTAATCTCATCGACAGCCATGATACGGAACGCTTTCTCACGGCATCCAACGAGAAGGAAGAACGCCTTCGCCTAGCCGCCTTTTTCCAGATGACCTATCTCGGCATGCCGATGATCTATTATGGTACGGAGATCGGCATGACGGGGGAAAACGATCCCGATTGCCGAAGAACCTTTGAGTGGGATGAGGAGAAGCAAAACCTGGATCTTAGGGAGTATTATAAACGTTTGATTGCGATTCGTTTGCAGCATGCTCCTCTCACCCATGGCGATTTTCGAACGCTCCTCGCAGACGACTTGAGGAACCTCTATCTCTATTCTCGTTCTTATCAAGGGGAGACGATGATCATGGCCCTTCATGTCGGGGGAAAAGAGGAGAGAGTCGATGTGGCCGTTCCCCAAACTTGGAAGAGCGCAAACGATCTCTTATCCGGGGAAAGGATTCCCGTTGCGGATGGAAAAGTGAGGCTTACCTTGAAGGGATATCAAGGGGTCATTCTCCGGGGCCAATAA
- a CDS encoding maltose ABC transporter substrate-binding protein, translating into MKKVSMLLLAFLLVFALSACGSGNQGATPPADQGTDGQGQGQGQGQDPSATDEVKPEEGAQLTMWESGGAVGEWAKYVGQEFQKKYGIPVKFEEVGHTDAPGKLKTDGPAGLGADVFAAPHDHLGEMVTGGLVLENYWPDQYANEYMDAAIKGTTYENVLYGYPTGIETYALFYNKDLVKEVPKTWDELIAQSKAFTDTKANKYGFMMEVNNFYFVYSLMGGYGGYVFGKDNTDPTDIGLNNEGSVKAAQLLQRIHNEILPLKNEDITYDVKQSLFNEGKLMFNMDGPWAVDGHRKAGVNFGIAPLPTLDNGQHPTSFSGIRALYVNAYTKYPNAASLLAKFATSDEMLLKLYEMTGMLPPKKALLDNDEIKNNEISKGFLEQAQYAVPMPNIPQMPSVWDPMKAALSTIWNDNTDAKKALDSAVQQIKDAIKTQNAGK; encoded by the coding sequence ATGAAGAAAGTAAGTATGTTGTTATTGGCATTTCTCCTGGTCTTCGCGTTATCCGCATGCGGATCAGGAAACCAAGGGGCGACGCCTCCTGCAGATCAAGGAACTGACGGGCAAGGGCAAGGTCAGGGTCAAGGACAGGATCCGTCTGCCACCGATGAGGTGAAGCCGGAGGAAGGGGCCCAGCTTACCATGTGGGAATCCGGCGGGGCTGTTGGGGAATGGGCGAAATATGTAGGGCAAGAATTTCAAAAAAAATATGGGATTCCGGTAAAATTTGAAGAAGTAGGACATACGGACGCTCCAGGGAAACTAAAGACGGATGGACCTGCAGGACTTGGTGCCGACGTATTTGCCGCTCCCCATGACCATTTGGGAGAAATGGTAACCGGCGGACTTGTCCTCGAGAATTACTGGCCGGACCAATATGCAAATGAATATATGGACGCTGCCATTAAAGGGACCACCTATGAAAATGTTCTCTACGGGTATCCCACCGGAATTGAGACCTACGCACTCTTCTATAATAAAGATTTGGTAAAAGAAGTTCCGAAGACTTGGGATGAACTGATCGCCCAATCGAAAGCCTTTACGGACACGAAGGCCAACAAATACGGTTTTATGATGGAAGTGAATAACTTCTACTTCGTCTATTCCCTCATGGGTGGATATGGGGGCTATGTTTTCGGAAAGGATAACACCGATCCGACAGACATCGGGTTAAACAATGAAGGATCCGTTAAGGCGGCCCAACTGTTGCAAAGGATTCACAATGAGATTCTTCCGCTAAAGAACGAAGATATCACCTATGACGTGAAACAATCCCTCTTTAATGAAGGAAAGCTCATGTTTAACATGGACGGTCCCTGGGCAGTGGATGGCCATCGCAAAGCCGGCGTAAACTTCGGCATTGCCCCGCTTCCCACTTTGGATAACGGACAACATCCCACCAGCTTCTCCGGTATTCGGGCCCTTTATGTAAACGCCTATACCAAATATCCTAATGCCGCGTCGCTCCTCGCCAAATTTGCCACCAGCGACGAAATGCTGTTGAAACTGTATGAAATGACGGGAATGCTTCCTCCGAAAAAAGCGTTGTTGGATAATGATGAGATTAAGAACAACGAGATTTCAAAGGGATTCCTGGAACAGGCCCAATATGCCGTCCCGATGCCCAATATTCCGCAGATGCCTTCCGTTTGGGATCCGATGAAAGCCGCCCTCTCTACGATTTGGAACGATAACACCGATGCGAAGAAGGCGCTCGACTCTGCGGTTCAACAGATTAAAGATGCCATTAAAACCCAAAACGCCGGAAAATAA
- a CDS encoding carbohydrate ABC transporter permease: MEKRDRGLHSRHRVVASVLSTIGMGLGQVYNGQIVKGILYLLLEIYVLIFWTHPFLQAMWGLITLGDTPQKRARGRIVVEGDHSIFLMIGGLIFLLLFLLFLFVYYQNIRDAYLNGKLRDQGFAVPSFKQTLKNVWEKGYPYILLTPTLLFTLFLTVLPLLFGILIAFTNYSAPYHLPPKTLVDWVGFKSFIDLFQLKTWSTTFYGVITWNIIWAVVSTFTTYFAGLFYATIINHKRIRLKKLWRSIFILPWAIPQFIAILIFRNIFNGQFGPINKMLMDMGFQGIPWLSDPFWAKVTIIVVNIWFGFPYWMALMSGVLTGIDREMYEAADVDGATGMQKFWKLTVPMVLYATMPLLIMSFAFNFNNFNMIYLLTSGGPANPNYSFAGSTDILISWIYKLTLDQSQFNMASVVSILIFIVVATFSIWNFSRTRAFKEEDMM, encoded by the coding sequence ATGGAGAAGCGGGATCGCGGGCTTCACAGCCGACACAGAGTGGTCGCAAGCGTTTTGTCCACCATCGGAATGGGACTTGGACAGGTCTATAACGGGCAAATCGTCAAAGGGATTCTTTATCTCCTCCTCGAAATCTATGTCCTTATTTTTTGGACCCATCCTTTTCTCCAGGCCATGTGGGGGCTTATCACCCTAGGGGATACTCCTCAAAAAAGAGCCCGGGGGCGAATTGTTGTCGAAGGAGATCACTCCATCTTCCTGATGATTGGAGGACTCATTTTCCTTCTTCTCTTCCTCCTGTTCCTCTTTGTCTATTACCAGAATATCCGGGACGCCTATCTGAACGGAAAACTGAGGGATCAAGGTTTTGCCGTCCCCTCTTTTAAACAGACCCTCAAAAATGTTTGGGAAAAAGGGTATCCGTACATCTTATTAACACCTACGCTTCTTTTTACCCTCTTTTTAACGGTCTTACCCTTGCTTTTCGGCATTCTGATCGCGTTTACCAATTATTCGGCGCCTTACCACTTACCTCCGAAAACTCTCGTCGATTGGGTGGGTTTTAAATCCTTCATCGATCTTTTCCAATTAAAGACATGGAGCACCACCTTTTACGGCGTTATCACTTGGAATATCATTTGGGCGGTGGTTTCCACCTTCACCACCTATTTTGCAGGTCTGTTTTATGCCACGATCATTAACCATAAGCGGATCCGCCTGAAGAAGCTTTGGCGCTCAATCTTTATCCTTCCCTGGGCCATTCCCCAATTTATCGCCATTCTTATCTTCCGCAATATCTTTAACGGGCAATTTGGCCCCATCAACAAGATGTTAATGGATATGGGCTTTCAAGGAATTCCTTGGCTGTCCGATCCTTTTTGGGCCAAGGTAACCATCATTGTCGTAAATATCTGGTTCGGATTTCCCTACTGGATGGCCCTCATGTCGGGTGTTCTTACGGGGATCGATCGGGAGATGTATGAAGCGGCCGATGTGGATGGTGCCACGGGGATGCAGAAGTTCTGGAAGCTTACCGTACCCATGGTTCTCTATGCAACCATGCCCCTCCTCATCATGTCCTTTGCCTTTAACTTTAATAACTTCAACATGATCTACCTGCTCACTTCCGGAGGACCGGCCAACCCCAATTACAGTTTTGCCGGCTCTACCGATATTTTGATCAGTTGGATTTATAAGCTTACACTGGATCAGAGCCAATTTAATATGGCCTCCGTCGTTTCCATACTGATCTTTATTGTGGTGGCCACCTTCTCCATTTGGAACTTTAGCCGGACCAGGGCGTTCAAAGAGGAGGATATGATGT